The following are encoded in a window of Brevibacillus ruminantium genomic DNA:
- a CDS encoding aldehyde dehydrogenase family protein, which yields MGRLTMRNPATGEIIGTLDEATPAEVQQVMAQARDASREWGETPVSTRIHYLRNLRHYLVENGEMLAQKISEVTGKVTLEAYMTEIFITADTIRFYEKQAERMLAPRKVATTLVLFPKRSWIHYQPMGVVAVISPWNYPFQLSVVPVLSALAAGNAVILKPSEVTPSIGLLIEELFQAVPAPKHLVQVLHGGREVGQALVAARPDKIFFTGSVATGKKIMTQAAEHLIPVELELGGKDPMIVLEDAHLERAANGAVWGAFTNAGQVCMSVERVYVHERVYPQFLQLVKEKTAALRQGFPAESELGSMTSPEQIRIVREHVQEALAKGAVAEWGGHFPENSMFLAPTILTGVTHDMKIMREETFGPVLPIMRVASEEEAIRLANDTPYGLNASVWSMDKARAKRVAQKLQSGNVCINDVVVSYANPHLPFGGVKESGIGRYRGPEGLQSFTHAVSIIHDPGKRKREINWYPYTGEQHALFVSLTKTLFGKNKKQGNLWSPRNWKGFWREWKRLY from the coding sequence ATGGGTAGACTCACCATGAGAAATCCAGCGACCGGCGAGATCATTGGTACATTGGACGAAGCTACTCCAGCCGAAGTACAACAAGTCATGGCCCAAGCCCGTGACGCTTCCAGGGAGTGGGGAGAAACCCCTGTCTCCACCCGCATTCACTATCTGCGCAATCTGCGCCATTACTTGGTAGAGAACGGCGAGATGCTGGCCCAGAAAATCAGTGAAGTTACGGGCAAAGTGACGCTGGAGGCGTACATGACGGAAATTTTCATTACTGCGGACACCATCCGCTTTTATGAAAAGCAGGCAGAACGGATGCTGGCTCCCCGAAAAGTGGCGACTACGCTGGTGCTCTTTCCCAAAAGATCATGGATTCACTATCAACCAATGGGAGTCGTCGCAGTTATTTCTCCTTGGAACTATCCGTTTCAACTCTCGGTCGTCCCGGTGCTGTCCGCACTGGCTGCCGGTAATGCCGTCATCTTGAAGCCTTCCGAGGTAACTCCGTCGATCGGGCTTTTGATTGAGGAGCTGTTTCAAGCAGTGCCTGCCCCGAAGCATCTGGTCCAGGTGCTGCACGGCGGCAGAGAAGTGGGCCAGGCACTCGTAGCGGCCAGACCCGATAAGATCTTCTTCACCGGCTCAGTTGCAACCGGCAAAAAAATCATGACGCAAGCCGCCGAGCATCTGATCCCCGTCGAACTGGAGCTGGGAGGCAAAGATCCGATGATCGTTCTGGAGGATGCCCATTTGGAGCGGGCTGCCAACGGAGCCGTTTGGGGAGCCTTTACCAACGCGGGTCAGGTATGCATGTCAGTCGAACGCGTCTACGTACACGAACGCGTTTATCCCCAGTTTCTCCAACTGGTCAAAGAGAAAACAGCCGCCCTTCGCCAGGGCTTTCCCGCTGAGTCCGAGCTCGGCTCCATGACCTCGCCGGAGCAAATCCGGATTGTGCGGGAACATGTTCAAGAAGCTCTGGCCAAAGGTGCCGTTGCCGAGTGGGGCGGTCATTTTCCCGAGAACAGCATGTTTCTGGCTCCCACGATTTTGACTGGTGTCACCCATGACATGAAAATCATGCGGGAAGAGACATTTGGTCCCGTCTTGCCGATCATGCGTGTGGCTTCCGAGGAAGAGGCGATCCGTCTTGCCAACGATACGCCCTACGGCTTGAATGCTTCTGTCTGGTCCATGGACAAAGCAAGAGCGAAACGCGTAGCCCAAAAGCTGCAAAGCGGCAATGTCTGCATCAATGATGTCGTCGTCAGCTATGCCAACCCCCATCTTCCCTTTGGCGGCGTCAAAGAAAGCGGGATCGGCCGCTATCGCGGTCCGGAAGGGCTTCAGTCCTTTACGCATGCGGTATCGATCATCCATGATCCGGGCAAAAGGAAGCGGGAAATCAACTGGTATCCGTACACCGGTGAGCAGCATGCCCTTTTTGTCAGTCTGACCAAGACCCTTTTCGGCAAAAACAAGAAACAGGGAAATCTGTGGAGTCCGCGCAACTGGAAAGGCTTTTGGCGAGAATGGAAGCGCCTTTATTGA
- a CDS encoding TetR/AcrR family transcriptional regulator: MKQPSKAEKAEAKRAFLVEQATRCLAERGYASVSLRDIARESGVSLGILHYYFESKEDLLLAVITGYKHHFLDELETELLADPLEGWQTRFSSLLRQALTEHRNTHRLWYDLQVQAMYHPAFRKPVQEIRERLYSLIRHMLEKLLNHHGKHAASFSPETWVPLFYSALDGLFFQSLMADKELADQLVARLEEDLTRLLETFFIHSTLN; the protein is encoded by the coding sequence ATGAAACAACCATCGAAAGCGGAAAAAGCGGAAGCCAAGCGAGCCTTTTTGGTAGAACAAGCCACCCGTTGTCTGGCCGAGCGGGGGTATGCCTCTGTTTCGCTGCGCGATATTGCTCGGGAGTCGGGCGTCTCGCTGGGCATTTTGCACTACTACTTTGAAAGCAAAGAGGATTTGCTTCTGGCCGTCATCACAGGCTACAAGCATCACTTTTTGGATGAGCTGGAAACAGAGCTTCTTGCCGACCCTCTTGAAGGCTGGCAGACAAGGTTTTCTTCCCTTTTGCGCCAAGCGCTCACCGAGCATCGAAACACTCATCGACTCTGGTATGACCTGCAGGTCCAAGCCATGTACCACCCCGCCTTTCGCAAGCCTGTCCAGGAGATTCGCGAGCGTCTCTACAGCCTGATCAGGCACATGCTGGAAAAGCTGCTAAACCACCATGGCAAGCACGCTGCTTCCTTCTCCCCCGAGACGTGGGTACCGCTCTTTTACTCCGCCCTGGACGGCCTGTTTTTCCAATCCTTGATGGCGGATAAAGAACTGGCTGATCAGCTCGTAGCCCGGCTCGAAGAAGATCTGACCCGCTTGCTTGAAACCTTTTTCATCCATTCCACATTGAATTAA